DNA from Vibrio alfacsensis:
CATTTCTCTTTTATAAGTGACTGCTGACTTGCTCGTTATGATTTTGGCTGATAGCAACCAAGTGTCACTCGATCATTGTCGCCATAGTCTTTTTCTGTCACGACTTGGTCAAAGCCGAAATCAACCATAATCTCACGAACGGCTTCACCTTGATCATAACCATGTTCAAATGCGAGCCACCCACCCTCTTCCAAATATTGACGAGCAAGATCAGAGATATGACGAATATCCGCTAAGCCATTTTCATCCGCAATTAATGCCGATTTTGGCTCAAAACGAACATCACCTTGAGACAAATGCGGATCTTGTTCATCGATGTACGGTGGGTTGGAGACAATTAAAGCAAACTTTGTTCCAGAGGCAATAGGTTCAAACCAACTACCTTGAGCAAACGTCACATTTTTAATATTCAGTTGCGCTGCATTTAACTGGGCAAGCTCTTTCGCTTCTTGCTTTAGGTCTACCCCCATCACTTGACGATCCGGTAACTCTGAAGCTAACGCTAAAGCAATCGCCCCTGTACCCGTGCCTAGATCTAAGATAGGCCCAGATTGTTGGTACGTTTTGTCCAGTGCCAGCTCAACCAAACGTTCGGTATCTGGCCTTGGGATTAACGTCGATGGTGACACTTTTAACGGGAGAGACCAGAATTCACGTTCGCCAATGATGTAAGCCACAGGCTCACCAGCAATACGTCTTTCTAGCAAAGCATCAAATTGAGCTTGTTGCTCTGATTCCAATAATTTTTCTGGCCAAGTCATGAGATACGATCGTGGCTTAGCCAGAACATGACAAAGAAGTACAGCAGCATCAAGAGAAGGCGACTCTTTGCCGCCTTCTGTCAACGTTGCCGTCGCACTTTTCAGTGCTTGCTCAATAGATTGAACTGGACTCATCGATTAGCCGTGCTCTGCTAGCGCCGCTAACTGATCCGCTTGGTGCTCTTGAATTACAGGTTCAATCAAGCTAGCAAGATCCCCTTCCATCACTTCATTCAAACGGTATACCGTTAAGTTGATACGGTGATCAGAAACGCGACCTTGTGGGTAGTTGTATGTGCGGATACGGTCACTGCGGTCACCAGAACCAAGTAGATTGCGTCGAGTATCCGATACTTCCGCTGCGCGACGAGCTTCTTCAGCTTGTACGATACGAGCGGCGAGCACCTGCATCGCTTTCGCTTTGTTTTTATGCTGTGAACGTTCGTCTTGACACTCTACAACGGTACCCGTTGGTAAGTGGGTAATACGGATTGCAGAATCCGTGGTGTTAACGTGCTGACCACCCGCGCCTGAAGCACGGAATGTATCGATTTTCAGATCAGCCGCTTTAATTTCTGGTAACTCAGCTTCTGGGATTTCAGCCATCACAGCAACGGTACAAGCGGACGTATGCACACGACCTTGAGATTCCGTTTCAGGTACACGTTGTACACGGTGACCACCCGATTCAAACTTCAACACGCCGTATGCGCCATCACCGGTCACTTTCGCGATCATCTCTTTGTAGCCGCCTTGCTCAGACTCGTTGCAGCTCATGACTTCAACGCGCCAGCCTTTTTTCTCCGCAAATTTTGAGTACATACGGAATAGGTTGCCCGCAAAAATACCTGCTTCATCACCACCCGCACCTGCGCGAATTTCTAAGAAACAGTTACGATCATCGTTTGGATCTTTAGGAAGAAGTAGAATTTGCAGCTCATCAGTCAGACGTTCAATCGCCGCTTTCGCGTCTTTGATCTCTTCTTGCGCCATTTCACGCATTTCTTCGTCGTCTTCTTTTGCCATCTCTTCAGCGGCTAGAAGGTCATCTTGAGCTTGTTGGTAAGCTTGGAAGCATTTGGTGACTTCCTCAAGTTGAGAGTACTCTTTTGATAGAGCTCGGAATTTGTTCTGATCACCAATTACATCAGGATCACCAAGAAGGTGTTGAACTTCTTCGTAGCGTTCTACTAGCGATTCTAGCTTAGTTAGAATAGAGGCTTTCATAGTGTCGTTTTCTTAATAAAAAGCGTGAGTTATAGATCATCTAAGCCAAGAGTTTGGCGGATAACCGTTAATTTTGCTGGCTCGCCCTGCTCTGCCGCACTTTGCAATGCGCGAGTTGGAGCATGAATCAGTTTATTTGTGAGTTTATTGCTAAGTTCGCGCAGCACTTTTTCTGGATCGGTGCCAATTGCTAATGATTGCATACTCTTACTTAGCAATTCTTCTCTAATTTCGTTGGCTGACTTGCGATAGTCTCGAATACTATCGACCGCTTGCAGTGAACGCACCCAAGTCATAAATGCGGCACTTTCTTCACTTACGATCGCTTCAGCTTGAATTGCTTCAACTTTACGCTGTTCGATATTGCTATCAATGATTGATTGCAAATCATCCACCGAATATAAGTAAGCATCGCTCAATTCGCCAACTTGTGCCTCCACATCTCGTGGCACGGCGATATCCACTAACAAGATTGGCTGATGACGACGCTTTTTCAAGGCCGTTTCAACCATCCCCTTGCCAATAATAGGCAATGGACTCGCTGTCGAGCTGATAACAATGTCCGCTCTTG
Protein-coding regions in this window:
- the prmC gene encoding peptide chain release factor N(5)-glutamine methyltransferase, which gives rise to MSPVQSIEQALKSATATLTEGGKESPSLDAAVLLCHVLAKPRSYLMTWPEKLLESEQQAQFDALLERRIAGEPVAYIIGEREFWSLPLKVSPSTLIPRPDTERLVELALDKTYQQSGPILDLGTGTGAIALALASELPDRQVMGVDLKQEAKELAQLNAAQLNIKNVTFAQGSWFEPIASGTKFALIVSNPPYIDEQDPHLSQGDVRFEPKSALIADENGLADIRHISDLARQYLEEGGWLAFEHGYDQGEAVREIMVDFGFDQVVTEKDYGDNDRVTLGCYQPKS
- the prfA gene encoding peptide chain release factor 1 translates to MKASILTKLESLVERYEEVQHLLGDPDVIGDQNKFRALSKEYSQLEEVTKCFQAYQQAQDDLLAAEEMAKEDDEEMREMAQEEIKDAKAAIERLTDELQILLLPKDPNDDRNCFLEIRAGAGGDEAGIFAGNLFRMYSKFAEKKGWRVEVMSCNESEQGGYKEMIAKVTGDGAYGVLKFESGGHRVQRVPETESQGRVHTSACTVAVMAEIPEAELPEIKAADLKIDTFRASGAGGQHVNTTDSAIRITHLPTGTVVECQDERSQHKNKAKAMQVLAARIVQAEEARRAAEVSDTRRNLLGSGDRSDRIRTYNYPQGRVSDHRINLTVYRLNEVMEGDLASLIEPVIQEHQADQLAALAEHG